Below is a window of Polyodon spathula isolate WHYD16114869_AA chromosome 42, ASM1765450v1, whole genome shotgun sequence DNA.
ATGAAATCTCTTGGCTATAGgacagggaaataaaacaaacacagagaggCAGACAATGAAATGCAATCACACGCCATTCATACTTAATTCTGTGATAAGGAGGATACAGGTTCTGCAACtcttttgctgtgtgtgtttgtgtgtgtgtcaccctaTGACGTTCTTCAATacactttaccagacctctctgtgctttacaatgcttccctgtgctttaccagacccctctgtgctttacaatgcttccctgtgctttaccagacctctctgtgctttacaatgcttccctatgctttaccagacctctctgtgctttacaatgcttccctatgctttaccagacctctctgtgctttacaatgcttccctgtgctttaccagacctctctctgctttacaatgcatccctgtgctttaccagacctctctgtgctttacaatgcttccctatgctttaccagacctctctgtgctttacaatgcttccctgtgctttaccagacctctctgtgctttacaatgcttccctgtgctttaccagacctctctgtgctttacaatgcttccctgtgctttaccagacctctctgtgctttacaacgcttacctatgctttaccagacctctctgtgctttacaatgcttccctacgctttcccagacttctctgtgctttacaatgtttgccTCTTAATATTAAGATAAGtgaccttattattattattattattattattaatgttattattattattatccatagAAGCCGTTGCAATGTGCTTACGGCGGGTTGCTACTTTACACACCCCAGTCCTCCCCCGCAATGTTAAAACTGGTTCTCGTTAAAACTGGTTCTTGTTTACACAACAACGAAACCCCGAGCCCGTGAAATGCGGAAACATTGTGAATTATGACATCTCCGCTTTCCCGGCTGCGGTCAGTGCTGGGTTTGGTCTTTCATTTTGCCGGTAGGCGAAGTTAAAACAAACTATTTCCTTCTCACACTTTGTAACTCCGTAAgatgtagaatatatatatgggggggggtcggggggggggggggggggttaacggTCTTTGtcggggtccccccccccccccccccccccccccaaagggaAGTTTAATGAACTCAGGGGGATTCCCCCTACCGCACAGATAAACTAACAAACTAATGATTGCCTCATAGGCAGACCTGCGGCAGTTTAATTACTGCCAGGACTGTATTTTTATAGCATATGTTATACCCCCCCATATACTTTTCATTCAGTCCATCGGTCCTTTTTCATGGGGTCCTCCGTAATCCCCCCCCCTCTGGACCCGCCCCGCACAATTAACAGATAGATGAAATAGATTCCAAGTTGGCAACAACAGCTTTTGTTTTGCTTCATATACTCAGTATCTTGTGGCGTGTTATATGTATATGCGTGgatatgtaatatataatttttataaggTATATATAGGCCGCATTTCcttttaaatatgatatattaatattaaaaaatttaCACTGATAGATCTAGATTCTAAGGTTGGCAACCGTTGCTGTCGACAAGTCGAAAGGAGTTATAACCCAAGAATATATAGGAACAGCATGTATATCCAATTtgatatatgttaaaaatattcatatatatCCGGCGTAAAGaaaatttttaaacattttactaaaATTTTGATATATTgatgaatttacactgaagacactgagaaagacttctagtggaaacgtttgctaGTGAAGAATAAATAGGAACAGCATGTAGATTCACTTTGAAATTGTGAAAAATGAATTCATAATTCAAAATgcgttttacaaaaaataatcttttagtataatatatatatataaatctattatatatagatatatattatataatatatagatagatatttttaaGCGTAAACACGATGTGTTTGTGCTAAAGACACGGTGGTCGGCCAAAGTGGGATATTTCACCCGatatattataatgtgtgtgtgtgtgtgtcagtgtgtgtgtgtgtgtgtgtgtgtgtgtgtgtgtgtgtgtgtgtgtgtgtgtgtgtgtatatatatctatagcgTGTTaggttgtctgtctgtcagtcattTAAGGTGATAAAGAtagttaataaagctaataagaggtgagagaatggattttaaagatggtcagcgctcctttaaagggaggggccagtgatcctgttaataaagctaataagaggtgagagaatggattttaaagatggtcagctcctttaaagggaggggccagtgatcatgttaataaagctaataagaggtgagagaatggattttaaagatggtcagcgctcctttaaagggaggggtcagtgatcctgttaataaagctaataagaggtgagagaatggattttaaagatggtcagcgctcctttaaagggaggggccagtgatcctgttaataaagctaataagaggtgagagaatggattttaaagatggtcagcgctcctgtaaagggaggggccagtgatcctgttaataaagctaataagaggtgagagaatggattttaaagatgggcagcgctcctttaaagggaggggccggtgatcctgttaataaagctaataagaggtgagagaatggattttaaagatccCTTTcttaacacaaacacactgtgttAATAGTTGACTTGTATGTTGTCTCAGACTTGTGTTTATTGATTTCCAGGTCTTCGGCAATGTGACGGACAGACGTTGAAATACAATGGCCTCTGTTAGTGGTTCTTTAATAATTTGTCACCTATCtctttgtgatgtttgcaattgCCAAATGGTTTTTCTCTCTGTGCAAACACCACGCACTTgaaatgcttgtcattgaattaTGTTATGGTCTTTTAGAAGAAAACTGGACCTCAGGGGAACGGCTATCGCTCCACACTGGGCAACACTGTTTCAGATCACAGGAGTAAATACAGCAACCCAAGTCTGACCATCGGTGCTTCAGGGGGATTTCAAACTGGCTGTATACCATAAAGACTCGATTTGGCAAAACCAAAATGAAAAGTTAGCTCATATTTTCGTCATACAACTGGTCCAAACCCTAAGTACAAAAACTGGGTCAAAAGCCCAACAGAAAATATCCTGCAGGGTCACAGAAgagagcagcagagttctggttCTGCTTCCAAAGTCCTATAAATACAAGGCCCTACTGAGCAGCCAGCTCTCCACAGCCTGGTTCTGTGGCTTACCGAACCGAGCCACACTCAAACCAGTGAGCCTCAAGATACTGACCTCAAATTGAAAACCCAAATACACTGAAAACTGAAACCGAATTGACAAATAAACTGGAATGTTATCAGGGGCCCTAAACAGAAACATTCGATCACTGCTGGGTGACAGGCTGGAGTAACGTGGGCATGTCCGGTGAGTGGAACAGCTGcctgattcccccccccccccccccccccattacttTGTTTCCATGCACTCCCACTGTACAGCGGTTTTACTCctttccaggttttgctaccacaagttttgcatcatcagCTTATAAGAatgaactgattttgcttcaccgagtccagtgaaagctgctgaataatgttcccttgttaacatattgaattgcaccccctctatatagaatgaactccctcagcttcatagagtccagtgaaagctgctgaataatgttcccttgttaacatattgaattgcaccccctctatatagaatgaactccctcagcttcatagagtccagtgaaagctgctgaataatgttcccttgttaacatattgaattgcaccccctctatatagaatgaactccctcagcttcatagagtccagtgaaagctgctgaataatgttcccttgttaacatattgaattgcaccccctctatatagaatgaactccctcagcttcatagagtccagtgaaagctgctgaataatgttccctcatattgaattgcaccccctctatatagaatgaactccctcagcttcatagagtccagtgaaagctgctgaataatgcttgcatattgaattgcaccccctctatatagaatgaactccctcagcttcatagagtccagtgaaagctgctgaataatgttcccttgttaacatattgaattgcaccccctctatatagaatgaactccctcagcttcatagagtccagtgaaagctgctgaataatgttcccttgttaacatattgaattgcaccccctctatatagaatgaactccctcagcttcatagagtccagtgaaagctgctgaataatgttcccttgttaacatattgaattgcaccccctctatatagaatgaactccctcagcttcatagagtccagtgaaagctgctgaataatgttcccttgttaacatattgaattgcaccccctctatatagaatgaactgttaacatattgaattgcaccccctgaATAGAATGAACTCaatcagcttcatagagtccagtgaaagctgctgaataagcTTGTTTCATATTgagcaccccctctatatagaagaACTCCCTCAGATAGAGTccagctgctgaataatgttcccttgttaacatattgaattgcaccccctctatatagaatgaactccctcagcttcatagagtccagtgaaagctgctgaataatgttcccttgttaacatattgaattgcaccccctctatatagaatgaactccctcagcttcatagagtccagtgaaagctgctgaataatgttcccttgttaacatattgaattgcaccccctctatatagaatgaactccctcagcttcatagagtccagtgaaagctgctgaataatgttcccttgttaacatattgaattgcatcccctctatatagaatgaactccctcagcttcatagagtccagtgaaagctgctgaataatgttcccttgttaacatattgaattacacaccagcgCTTTGTAGGTTTTCCCAGATACTTAACACTGAAAAAAACTGTGTCTCGTGATGGAAATGCTTTTCTCTGTTTGATTTGACTGCTGTTTATTCCTCAAGAGTCGCTGCCCTCTGCTGGCACACTCCAGGAACTGCAGGTGCCTTTGATCGGCCAGGCCCACAGACCTGCACCCTGGGACTAGCGACGCCCCGAGTGACATGATCTACGCCGGGTTTGAGTCCGGAGGCAAGGACTCCTGCCAGGTGAGGAGCTGCTGGCTGGCTGTTTGTGCCCCCTGCCCCCTGCCACTCTCAATCCACCCTGTCTATCTCGCCTAACTTCACTAATATATAAACTGTGATAGAAATATATAGTTAGTTTAACGCATACCTCAACGCTGTACAGGTTACTGAAAATCTCCCCCCCCTTCTTGTTTCAGGGTGACTCTGGGGGTCCCCTGGTGTGCTCCATGAAGAACAACTCTTGGGTTAAGGCCGGGATCGTGTCCTGGGTGGGGGGTCCCAACCGCCCGGGGGTGTATGCCTACCTGCCAGCCTACAGCGACTGGATCAGTGGGACTGTACCATCCCTGCAGCTGTACAGGGAAGCAGACACGGCACCGGACTGCTTCCTGCctgcagctctagtttggggctctagtgccttcatcagcgttactgaaactaaactgagtccagcagagcagctctagttcggggctctagtgccttcatcagcgttactgaaactaaactgagtccagcagagcagctctagtttggggctctagtgccttcatcagcgttattgaaactaaactgagtccagcagagcagctctagttcggggctctagtgccttcaacagcgttactgaaactaaactgagtccagcagactGTTTAAATGGATGAATTTCCTAAAATATCACAAGATCCTCTCAACAAAATACAACCAGCAGTCTGGAGAGAAGCATGAATCTTGAATCGGTGTTTAGTACATGAAGGTTTTAATTCtcgttttggatttttttttttatgttgtgtgtttgtttgaggccggattcttatttttattgttgtcgttgttgttataattttttttttttttttaaatatggttctAATGAAGATTTCATATGAAGatccagttaaaaataaataaataaataaaggttttctgatttttaattttacaaacgAGCGAAAAGAGAAAGGGAATATTCTTGTGGCTGTACTGGGAAATACACATTACTGGAactacagttaaataaataaatatataatctcAATTTTAACGGTTCAagtccctttttaaaatcaaggaGAAGACAGCTTTGAAGCgcttttaaaatttgttttaaatcaaaccTTGTCTTTTGAGCCAATCAgaaattgcacagcagtgtgatccagtccaggtttcactagcagcttgatcagcccccagtgtgtctagctaacaagctatGATGGGTCTTATTATTAAAcacctagtgaaagcaggactggatcacactgctgtgcagcgggagtctgattgtgaaactcctagtgaaagcaggactggatcacaccgctgtgcagcgggagtctgattattaaactcctagtgaaagcaggactggatcacaccgctgtgcagcgggagtctgattattaaactcctagtgaaagcaggactggatcacactgctgtgcagcgggagtctgattattaaactcctagtgaaagcaggactggatctagtgaaagcaggactggatcccactgctgtgcagcgggagtctgattattaaactcctagtgaaagcaggactggatcacactgctgtgcagcgggagtctgattattaaactcctagtgaaagcaggactggatcacactgctgtgcagcgggagtctgattattaaactcctagtgaaagcaggactggatcacactgcagtgcagcgggagtctgattattaaactcctagtgaaacctggactggatcacactgcagTGCAGTGGGAGTttgattcccatccctgttatGATAACTAGCATTATTATTTGCAGGGATGGGAaccagactcctattgcacagcagtgtgatccagtccaggtttcactaccagcttgatcagcccagTTCAATCTGAACTTTCTTACAAATTGGTacgaggttttatttatttatttattttgaaacgttttgattctgttttttttttttttttttttgctttttttacttttcaaacagaacacacaaaatcTCGCCATTCGCTCATTTGCATTCAGcgagttttttaaaaatatattttttttttttccgaagttctcaaaaacaaaaaaacaaatcccgCCCCTCTTTCCTTCCCGCGGGCCAATCAGAAGTCTTGGAGAGCCTGTAGAACGCATTCTGTGCCTTTCCAGCCAATCGGCAAGCAGGGGAGGTGGAAAAAGAGGCGGAGTCAGAATGcctggagagagacagacagacagacagacagacagacagacagacagacaataccGTTACAAAGTTCATGGCcggaaaagaacaaacaaaaaaaaaaaaaaaaaaaaaaaaactacaagactACAACTCCCGTTATCCCTTGCGCGCCAGCCTTCCACTACCACCCAATGAGCAGGCGGCTTGCGCTTAACAGACAGAGAGGCGCGGCCAATCGGAGGAGGGAGAAGGAAGAGGAGGCGGGGCCGTGGTGAGAGGATAGGGAGTTTTTAACACGTCAACAGAGTTGCAGAAGAAaggtcctttaaaaaaaacaaaaacaaaaggcaaagcGAAGCGAGTGGctgctccagaaaaaaaaacaaaaaaaaaaacaccggtGCATTTCGAAGCtctacaatcaatcaatcaatcaatcaatcaatcaatatatgTATATCAAGCATGACTCAGGATGCAAACAGTGTACCGACTTGGGAGAAGTGCAGCCGGGCGCTGCTGTGCATTAGCGGGCTTGCGCTGTCTGTTTACGCGTATCATGTGGAAACGACCAAAGAGCACGACTCGTCTTACAAAGCCATGTGCGACTTCAGCGCGTCTGTGAGCTGCTCCAAAGTGTTCACTTCGAGGTAGGAGGAGGCTCTTGAGACCTGTCTAGCTACTATATACattagatatacatatatatatatatatatatatatagatatacatatatatatatgcatgcacctCGGGCTGTGCTTCTCGTCTTGAAACtacagaaaatgtgtgtgtgtgtatattctaCTAAGAATATCTATCTTtctgtctctatctgtctataaatgccacagtatctatctatctgtctctatatAATATCTacagtgtctgtttgtctgtctctatatctatctatctatctctatatatctatctgtctctatatAATATCTacagtgtctgtttgtctgtctctatctatctatctatctgtctctatatAATATCTacagtgtctgtttgtctgtctctatctatctgtctatatataatatctacAGTGTCTggctatctctatctatctatattatatacaatatatatctatctatgaTATCTgcagtatctatctgtctataataTCTACAGTGTATGTTCAGATTTCCTTCAGCTTGACTCggtgtatttatataaattaatttaacgTTGCTAATGCAATagttttctttgctttattcttgTTTAATCTATGAATGAAAACTTTAacccttaacccccccccccattccccgTCCTGATTGGACCGCTGTGTGTTCTGTCGTCACCGCCCGCTGTAATCTGATTGGAGGTTGAAAGCACTGAAGGGACAGGGCCGTTTTGTGCCacgtttgacaaaaaaaaaaaaagtcttaattttGAAACTCAGTCGTGtataaattactgttttttacatattacagcagtaaactaacacagaccccaagaagaagggattatattgtagcgtcaaactgaacaggattgtgaggctctgtgtgtctgcctgtctgtctcaatgcctgtctgtctcactgcctgtctgtctctgtctcggtgcctgtctgtgtgtctgtctgcagctttaatgaaactcaaCTATTTTCAGggtgtagtaaactaacacagacccCAAGAATAAGGGATTATACTGTAGTTGCCTCTCCTGTCCAGGTGGGGGCGTGGTTTCGGGCTGGTGGAGCCTCTGTTTGGGAAGGAGAGCATCGCTAACCAACCCAACAGTGTTTTCGGCGTGATCTTCTACCTGCTGCAGCTGGGACTGGGTAAGagggagggggtgagagaggggtactgcatattaaaaaacaaaacatgatataTTAACCCCTACACAAGCagtgtaaagtacagagaggtctggtaaagcatatgacatgcttACAACTTGTGACGACGAAATGGTGCCACGCACACTGTCGCTGtcagtgtgctttacaatgcttccctatgctttaccacgctgtcagtgtgctttacaatgcttccctatgctttaccagacctctctgtgctttacaatgcttccctgtgctttaccagacctctctgtgctttacaatgcttccctgtgctttaccagacctctctgtgctttacaatgcttccctatgctttaccagacctctctgtgctttacaatgcttccctatgctttaccagacctctctgtgctttacaatgcttccctgtgctttaccagacctctctgtgctttacaatgcttccctatgctttaccatacctctctgtgctttacaatgcttccctacctctctgtgctttacaatgcttccctatgctttaccagacctctctgtgctttacaatgcttccctatgctttaccagacctctctgtgctttacaatgcttccctgtgctttaccagacctctctgtgctttacaatgcttccctatgctttaccagacctctctgtgctttacaatgcttccctgtgctttaccagacctctctgtgctttacaatgcttccctatgctttaccagacctctctgtgctttacaatgcttccctatgctttaccagacctctctgtgctttgcaatgcttccctgtgctttaccagacctctctgtgctttacaatgcttccctgtgctttac
It encodes the following:
- the LOC121305140 gene encoding vitamin K epoxide reductase complex subunit 1-like encodes the protein MTQDANSVPTWEKCSRALLCISGLALSVYAYHVETTKEHDSSYKAMCDFSASVSCSKVFTSRWGRGFGLVEPLFGKESIANQPNSVFGVIFYLLQLGLGMLVSGWSVRFLIASSLVSLAGSLFLACILVFVLRDFCVVCVSTYLINVGLMIINVKKRRALAMEPVKQKRS